One genomic window of Sphingomonas sp. C3-2 includes the following:
- a CDS encoding adenylate/guanylate cyclase domain-containing protein → MTDQPAPPQTDAAPPRRPRILQRLRRIGGVRLAITIAFLAVALLIARFSWDIPLAGQAERALYDLRATSTAPKAEPDPRIVMVVYDDDTLIETRKRSPLDRAMLARALGNIDTMGAKAIGIDILIDQPQDEDPQLIDSFRAMGTPTWLAYASASSNAEDIQFNQQKFLEDFQAQLKGSQTAPTSIRLEVDGDNVVRSWPQSLPGLPPLLSVAMTGDQSFADHRGSIRFRIPAEAERKVFDSFPIQLFADDATAAAFAEQIRGKYVLIGGAIIDVDEFETPLRPLTGSAMWGLEVHAHMLAQLLDGAKLSALPGWVNWGLAALAVLAGALSSMMLGAWWRMAILLAAQLALFGGLPFWMQRSGIDTQFVPAFGWAVGWMIAFAAVGAAARAVGSEQRRFAQSALGKYLPRDIANQIMADPDRLALHGEKRAIFVVFSDLEGFTRLSHEIPPEMVARLLNTYLDMLSDVVLEHGGTIDKFVGDAVVAFWGAPISRPDDGERAARAAYAMWQAGEAFRRNAPEGVPPIGKTRVGLHFGDAIVGNFGGEGRIQYTALGDSMNTAARIEAASKPLKTSVLASREAVERSGLDWWRPMGRVQLRGRATAVDLFEPVPELAASDRHHFAQIINRIDDGDRAAIRDLEQLSEAHEDDGALANLVHRYKTVEAGGVYVLD, encoded by the coding sequence GTGACCGACCAACCCGCCCCGCCCCAGACCGACGCCGCACCGCCGCGTCGCCCGCGCATCCTGCAAAGGCTGCGCCGGATCGGGGGCGTGCGGCTGGCCATCACCATCGCGTTTCTGGCGGTGGCGTTGCTGATCGCGCGGTTCAGCTGGGACATTCCGTTGGCGGGACAGGCCGAACGCGCGCTCTATGATCTGCGCGCCACCAGCACGGCGCCCAAGGCCGAACCCGATCCGCGCATCGTGATGGTCGTCTATGACGACGACACGCTGATCGAAACGCGCAAGCGATCGCCGCTCGACCGTGCGATGCTTGCCCGCGCGCTCGGCAATATCGACACGATGGGCGCAAAGGCGATCGGCATCGATATCCTGATCGACCAGCCGCAGGACGAAGACCCGCAGCTGATCGACAGTTTCCGCGCGATGGGGACGCCGACCTGGCTGGCCTATGCCTCGGCAAGCAGCAATGCCGAGGATATCCAGTTCAACCAGCAGAAATTTCTTGAGGATTTCCAGGCGCAGCTGAAAGGCAGCCAGACCGCGCCGACGAGCATCCGGCTGGAGGTGGACGGCGACAATGTCGTGCGCAGCTGGCCGCAGAGCCTGCCGGGCCTGCCGCCCCTGCTCTCGGTGGCGATGACCGGCGATCAAAGCTTTGCCGACCACCGCGGATCGATCCGCTTTCGCATTCCCGCCGAAGCCGAGCGCAAGGTTTTCGACAGCTTCCCGATCCAGCTGTTCGCCGACGACGCGACCGCCGCTGCCTTTGCCGAGCAGATACGCGGCAAATATGTGCTGATCGGCGGCGCCATCATCGATGTCGACGAATTCGAGACCCCGCTCCGCCCGCTCACCGGCAGCGCGATGTGGGGGCTTGAGGTGCATGCGCATATGCTCGCCCAGCTGCTCGATGGCGCAAAGCTTTCGGCGTTGCCCGGCTGGGTCAATTGGGGGCTGGCCGCGCTGGCCGTGCTGGCGGGTGCGCTTTCGAGCATGATGCTGGGCGCATGGTGGCGGATGGCGATCCTTCTCGCCGCGCAGCTAGCACTGTTCGGCGGGCTGCCCTTCTGGATGCAGCGGAGCGGCATCGACACCCAGTTCGTGCCCGCATTCGGATGGGCCGTGGGCTGGATGATCGCCTTTGCCGCGGTGGGCGCCGCCGCGCGCGCCGTGGGTTCCGAGCAGCGGCGCTTCGCGCAATCGGCGCTGGGCAAATATCTGCCGCGCGACATTGCCAACCAGATCATGGCCGATCCCGACCGGCTGGCGCTACACGGCGAGAAGCGTGCAATCTTCGTGGTGTTCAGCGATCTTGAGGGCTTTACCCGCTTGTCGCACGAGATTCCGCCGGAAATGGTGGCACGGCTGCTCAACACCTATCTCGACATGCTGAGCGATGTGGTGCTGGAACATGGCGGCACGATCGACAAATTTGTGGGCGATGCGGTCGTCGCCTTTTGGGGCGCGCCGATTTCGCGGCCTGATGACGGCGAGCGTGCCGCCCGCGCCGCTTATGCCATGTGGCAGGCGGGCGAGGCGTTTCGCCGCAACGCCCCCGAAGGGGTGCCGCCCATCGGCAAGACGCGCGTCGGATTGCATTTCGGCGACGCGATCGTCGGCAATTTCGGCGGCGAAGGCCGCATCCAATATACCGCGCTGGGCGACAGCATGAACACCGCCGCCCGCATCGAGGCGGCGAGCAAGCCCCTGAAGACGAGCGTATTGGCCAGCCGCGAGGCGGTGGAGCGATCGGGGCTCGATTGGTGGCGGCCGATGGGCCGCGTGCAATTGCGCGGACGCGCGACGGCGGTGGACCTGTTCGAGCCCGTGCCCGAACTGGCCGCCAGTGACCGGCATCACTTCGCGCAGATTATCAATCGTATAGACGATGGCGACAGGGCGGCGATCCGCGACCTCGAACAGCTTTCAGAAGCGCACGAGGACGACGGCGCGCTCGCCAATCTGGTTCATCGTTACAAGACAGTGGAAGCTGGAGGCGTTTATGTTCTCGACTGA
- a CDS encoding TolC family outer membrane protein → MGRIRFRCRALAGAALVALALGGSPVSAETLKEALTKAYLSNPTLTGARAGQRAEDENVPLARAQALPSLGANAEYTEVLRKPDNSFNAPSRSVFAGARLAVPIYRGGGVKNAIRAADTRVMAGQAGLRGTESIVFTNVVAAYMDVIRDSAIVSLNRANVGVLEVNLQATKDRFEVGDLTRTDIAQSDARLAIARSDLQAAEALLIGSKERYIQLVGNAPGTLENPPALPNFPTSPDQAVETALENNPDLIAAQREREAARFDVRGANASRLPSVSGVSEGSYTNYLGTLGSSIPGAAIAQSTKTATLGVEATIPLYQGGAPSARMRQAQARESQSIERQIEVERSIISQTRAAYASWRASNEVIESSRLAVSANTLSLEGVRAENSVGTRTIIEILNAEQELLNAQVQLVTAQRDAYVAGFSLLAAMGQAEARDLGLEGGPLYDPMTNYKRVRNHIGDWDSDPTPEPVATRTVDTPAQNPSVVAFPK, encoded by the coding sequence GTGGGTAGGATCAGGTTCAGGTGCCGGGCGCTTGCGGGCGCCGCGTTGGTTGCGCTTGCATTGGGCGGTTCACCGGTTTCGGCCGAAACGCTCAAGGAAGCGTTGACCAAGGCCTATCTCTCCAACCCGACATTGACCGGCGCGCGCGCTGGCCAGCGGGCCGAGGACGAAAACGTCCCACTGGCACGCGCACAAGCCCTTCCGTCCCTCGGTGCGAACGCCGAATATACCGAGGTTCTGCGCAAGCCCGATAACAGCTTCAATGCTCCCTCGCGCAGCGTGTTCGCGGGTGCGCGGTTGGCGGTGCCAATCTATCGCGGCGGCGGCGTCAAGAACGCCATCCGCGCCGCCGATACCCGCGTTATGGCGGGGCAGGCGGGGCTGCGCGGTACCGAATCGATCGTGTTCACCAACGTGGTCGCGGCCTATATGGACGTGATCCGCGATTCCGCGATCGTCTCGCTCAACCGCGCCAATGTCGGCGTGCTTGAAGTCAATCTTCAGGCGACCAAGGACCGGTTCGAGGTCGGCGATCTGACGCGCACCGATATCGCCCAGTCCGATGCACGCCTCGCCATCGCCCGCAGCGATCTGCAGGCGGCCGAAGCGCTGCTGATCGGCAGCAAGGAACGCTATATCCAGCTCGTCGGCAACGCGCCCGGCACGCTCGAAAACCCGCCCGCGCTGCCCAATTTCCCGACTTCGCCGGATCAGGCGGTCGAAACCGCGCTCGAAAACAACCCCGATCTGATCGCCGCCCAGCGCGAGCGTGAGGCCGCGCGCTTCGACGTGCGCGGGGCCAATGCCTCGCGGCTGCCCAGCGTCTCGGGTGTTTCGGAAGGCAGCTACACCAATTATCTCGGCACGCTCGGCTCCTCGATCCCGGGGGCGGCGATTGCGCAGTCGACCAAGACCGCAACTCTGGGCGTCGAAGCCACGATCCCGCTCTATCAGGGCGGCGCGCCCTCTGCCCGGATGCGGCAGGCGCAGGCGCGCGAAAGCCAGTCGATCGAACGCCAGATCGAGGTGGAACGCAGCATCATTTCGCAAACGCGCGCCGCCTATGCCAGCTGGCGCGCCTCCAACGAGGTGATCGAAAGCTCGCGTCTGGCGGTTTCGGCGAACACGCTCTCGCTGGAAGGCGTTCGCGCCGAAAACAGCGTCGGCACACGCACGATCATCGAAATCCTGAATGCGGAACAGGAACTGCTCAACGCGCAGGTCCAACTCGTGACCGCGCAGCGCGACGCCTATGTCGCGGGCTTCTCGCTGCTTGCCGCAATGGGGCAGGCTGAGGCGCGCGATCTCGGGCTTGAAGGCGGCCCACTTTACGATCCGATGACCAATTACAAGCGCGTCCGGAACCATATCGGCGACTGGGACAGCGATCCCACGCCCGAACCGGTCGCCACGCGCACCGTTGACACGCCCGCCCAAAATCCGTCAGTGGTAGCTTTCCCCAAGTAA
- a CDS encoding protein-L-isoaspartate O-methyltransferase: MTEPNFESMRRAMVSNQLRTNAVTDPEIVSAMGEVAREQFVPADRAEIAYLDKPVPLAAGRALNVPLATARLLDALAVQKGEKVLVVGAATGYSAALLGHVGANVVAVEEDAVLAEAARKALSDVAGVKVETGPLAQGWAAGAPYDAVLIDGAVDHVPQAISDQLKDGGRIAAGLAERGVTRLASGRKAKGGVTLTAFVDSETIALPGFEAPKAFAF, encoded by the coding sequence ATGACCGAACCGAATTTTGAATCGATGCGTCGTGCCATGGTTTCGAACCAGCTGCGGACCAACGCGGTAACCGATCCGGAGATCGTGTCCGCGATGGGCGAAGTGGCACGCGAACAGTTCGTGCCCGCCGATCGCGCGGAAATCGCCTATCTCGACAAGCCCGTGCCGCTCGCTGCCGGCCGCGCGCTCAACGTGCCGCTCGCCACCGCGCGCCTGCTCGATGCGCTGGCCGTGCAAAAGGGCGAGAAGGTGCTCGTCGTTGGTGCCGCTACCGGTTATTCGGCGGCGCTGCTCGGCCATGTCGGCGCCAATGTCGTCGCGGTCGAGGAAGATGCCGTTCTGGCCGAAGCCGCGCGCAAGGCGCTTTCGGACGTCGCCGGCGTCAAGGTCGAAACCGGCCCGCTGGCGCAGGGCTGGGCCGCTGGCGCGCCTTATGATGCGGTGTTGATCGACGGCGCGGTGGATCATGTGCCCCAGGCGATCAGCGATCAGCTGAAGGATGGCGGCCGGATTGCCGCGGGTCTCGCCGAACGCGGCGTGACGCGTCTGGCGTCGGGGCGCAAGGCCAAGGGTGGCGTCACCCTGACGGCGTTCGTCGATTCCGAAACGATTGCGCTGCCGGGCTTTGAAGCGCCCAAGGCTTTCGCATTCTGA
- a CDS encoding ShlB/FhaC/HecB family hemolysin secretion/activation protein yields the protein MFTSRLLATSSLPLLAALALPHMAAAQVTREEIRREPTTPSVPTPGQRVTVEGAIERAPCPLADPRFGDVRITLSDVQFDGLQGVSAEALRSAWARYQGQTVPVATVCEIRDEAATILRRAGYLAAVQVPPQRIEENGVVRFDVLMARMTAIRVRGNVGRSQGIIARQLSPLSDQPVFNINEAERYLLLARDLPGYDVRMTLRPAGTVPGEVIGEVTVNYTPVEIDANFQNMGSRDVGRFGGQARVQLNGLTGMGDRTTIGFFSTSDFKEQQVLQLGHAFRANSDGLTISGDFTYAWTRPDTALGIGSNALVWSVNASYPLIRGQSRNLFAAFGLDYVDQQVEFRSSPAVTLSKDKLRVAFARIDYDIIDPMSLSSTRGYSAAEPRWRAGASLELRQGLDILGASEACGANYLNCISPRTALSRIDGDPTAFVARASGYAEFRPVPELALSLTPRAQWAPHALLSYEEFSGGNYTVGRGYDPGTIIGDSGLGVQAELRYGSLMAGAANKVAIQPYVFFDAAKVWNEDRTLVVLDNRSRLFSTGGGVRAAWGNHARLDAGLAVPLRKSGLQAERADPRLLVSLIVKFLPWNR from the coding sequence ATGTTCACTTCGCGTCTGCTTGCCACGTCTTCGCTGCCGCTGCTTGCCGCATTGGCGCTACCCCATATGGCCGCTGCGCAGGTGACGCGTGAGGAAATCCGGCGTGAACCGACCACCCCTTCCGTCCCCACGCCCGGCCAGCGCGTGACCGTGGAAGGCGCGATCGAGCGCGCGCCCTGCCCGCTCGCCGATCCGCGCTTCGGCGATGTCCGGATAACGCTGTCCGACGTGCAGTTCGATGGCTTGCAGGGTGTGAGCGCCGAGGCACTGCGTTCGGCCTGGGCGCGCTATCAGGGCCAGACCGTGCCGGTGGCCACGGTATGCGAGATCCGCGACGAGGCCGCGACCATATTGCGCCGCGCCGGCTATCTTGCCGCCGTGCAGGTGCCCCCACAGCGTATCGAGGAGAACGGCGTTGTCCGTTTCGATGTGCTGATGGCACGGATGACCGCGATCCGCGTACGCGGCAATGTCGGCCGATCCCAAGGCATTATCGCGCGCCAGCTGAGCCCCTTGAGCGACCAGCCGGTGTTCAACATCAACGAGGCCGAACGCTATCTGCTGCTCGCCCGCGACCTGCCCGGTTACGATGTGCGCATGACATTGCGCCCGGCGGGCACGGTGCCCGGCGAGGTGATCGGTGAGGTTACCGTCAACTATACCCCTGTCGAGATCGACGCGAATTTCCAGAATATGGGATCGCGCGATGTGGGCCGTTTTGGTGGGCAGGCGCGCGTCCAGCTGAACGGGCTGACCGGGATGGGCGACCGGACGACGATAGGCTTTTTCTCGACCAGCGATTTCAAGGAACAGCAGGTTTTGCAGTTGGGTCATGCCTTTCGCGCGAACAGCGATGGGCTGACGATTTCGGGCGACTTCACCTATGCTTGGACCCGCCCCGACACCGCGCTTGGCATTGGATCGAACGCGCTGGTGTGGAGCGTCAATGCATCCTACCCCCTCATCCGCGGCCAGAGCCGCAACCTGTTTGCGGCCTTCGGCCTCGATTATGTCGACCAGCAGGTGGAATTCCGGTCCTCTCCCGCGGTCACGCTGAGCAAGGACAAGCTGCGCGTGGCGTTCGCGCGCATCGATTACGACATCATCGACCCGATGAGCCTTTCCAGCACGCGCGGCTATTCGGCGGCAGAGCCGCGCTGGCGCGCGGGGGCCTCACTTGAACTGCGCCAGGGGCTCGACATTTTGGGTGCAAGCGAGGCGTGCGGCGCCAATTACCTCAACTGCATTTCCCCACGCACGGCGCTGAGCCGGATCGACGGCGACCCCACCGCATTCGTCGCACGCGCATCGGGCTATGCCGAATTCCGGCCCGTGCCCGAACTGGCACTGAGCCTGACGCCACGCGCGCAATGGGCGCCGCATGCGCTGCTCAGCTATGAAGAATTTTCGGGCGGGAACTATACGGTCGGGCGCGGATATGATCCGGGCACGATCATCGGGGACAGCGGCCTCGGGGTGCAGGCGGAGCTGCGCTATGGCAGCCTGATGGCGGGCGCCGCCAACAAGGTGGCGATCCAGCCTTACGTCTTTTTCGACGCGGCCAAGGTGTGGAACGAGGACCGGACGCTGGTTGTACTCGACAATCGTTCGCGCCTGTTTTCAACGGGTGGCGGCGTGCGCGCGGCATGGGGCAACCATGCCCGGCTGGACGCAGGGCTTGCCGTGCCGCTTCGCAAGAGCGGGCTTCAGGCCGAGCGCGCCGACCCGCGCCTGCTCGTTTCCCTTATCGTCAAATTTCTTCCCTGGAACCGCTGA
- a CDS encoding CHAT domain-containing protein, whose translation MRAHLFCVSIISMSAALLSAPASAQSTRPSLEDSFRLGSGAGILCRVQNNSADAAIEGMFDRAWTIVCRDAARPVGQLYQLRAGEDALPRIAKGRTEKISCAAPVAQTIEGLGNVSVSNCSVAGGDVGYRIYEVAKGDTRWLAQGLAGYDSALTLGLRTVIADRIVPGDIAVATTGVSDPQAFARVQAGTLDPRQALGEGYRRNNSGDYAEAAAFFDILEQRLTAEAGMAGSGAARDELRHEYAVNRALQKSNLGEFAEANRLFAEAARIPTLDRVQMRLRRNFEALNLINQRRFDDALAVLERSVSTLGNIEPDTAGGVELSPQLAAEINSAAAGQRLGVRQSTSLTPAERGAILDAQAMQLRGTILRMQGKPAEARALLVRAMADVDAIRGGRVSSITRLRAQIMAERGLAHEQEGDLGAAEGQLSAALQLIAAQYPETSAVNGARARLGAFFARRGKAEQAIALYREVVQSSAGNPAATTGLSNQLSPYFTLLAAQIPSRPELVEDMFLATQALVRPGVADTQAVLARELSDGGGEASRLFRQSVTLTRDIERTRIALAQAQDATEAETSGRAVSLKEELDALIQQQAQTQAQLSGYSQYRALSTDVLTLADLRAALKPGEAYYKLAVSGDAIYAVWADAEGATGYRLPLSVRDLEGRVRGLRETISVEENGQQVTYPFDVKGARQLYRDLFAPVDARLKAAQHLVFEPDGAMLQLPANLLIADDNGIDAYLKRADAPDGDPFDMRGITWLGRSHAVSTAVSARSFREARQMPASRAGRQYMGFGQNAPISATEQFVSASRGSLGGAAGEGCDWPLTEWNKPIADRELRQTAAILGNTQSLIVTGGAFTDSDIRARQDLSDYRILHFATHGLVTAPRPECAARPALLTSFGDGNSDGLLSFSEIYDLKIDADLVILSACDTAGKASLAATREAGVTTGGGSALDGLVRAFIGAGGRSVVASHWPAPDDFNATEKLISGLFQTGAGDSVGAAMQHAASALMDKAETSHPYYWSGFAIVGDGARPLITAR comes from the coding sequence TTGCGCGCCCATCTGTTCTGCGTCTCGATCATTTCGATGTCGGCCGCGCTTCTTTCGGCTCCTGCCTCAGCCCAATCGACCCGCCCCAGCCTTGAGGACAGCTTTCGCCTCGGCAGCGGTGCGGGGATCCTCTGTCGCGTCCAGAACAACAGCGCCGATGCCGCGATCGAAGGAATGTTCGACCGCGCCTGGACGATCGTGTGCCGCGACGCCGCCCGCCCCGTCGGCCAGCTATACCAGTTGCGCGCGGGCGAGGACGCGTTGCCACGGATCGCCAAGGGGCGCACCGAGAAAATCAGCTGCGCGGCGCCCGTGGCGCAGACCATCGAGGGTCTTGGCAACGTATCGGTGAGCAACTGCAGCGTTGCAGGCGGCGATGTCGGTTACCGCATCTATGAGGTGGCCAAGGGCGATACACGCTGGCTGGCGCAGGGGCTGGCCGGATATGACAGCGCACTGACATTGGGGCTGCGCACCGTGATCGCCGACCGGATCGTGCCCGGCGATATCGCGGTGGCGACCACGGGCGTCAGCGACCCACAGGCCTTTGCGCGCGTGCAGGCGGGTACACTCGACCCGCGTCAGGCGCTGGGCGAAGGTTATCGCCGCAACAATTCGGGCGACTATGCCGAGGCAGCGGCGTTTTTCGACATATTGGAGCAGCGGTTGACCGCCGAGGCGGGCATGGCGGGAAGCGGCGCGGCGCGCGACGAACTGCGCCATGAATATGCGGTCAACCGCGCGCTGCAGAAATCGAATCTGGGCGAGTTCGCCGAAGCCAACAGGCTGTTCGCCGAAGCCGCGCGCATCCCGACGCTCGACCGCGTCCAGATGCGCCTGCGCCGCAATTTCGAGGCGCTGAACCTGATCAACCAACGCCGTTTCGACGATGCGCTGGCGGTGCTTGAACGTTCGGTCTCGACGCTTGGCAATATCGAGCCCGACACAGCGGGCGGCGTTGAACTGAGCCCGCAACTGGCCGCCGAGATCAACAGCGCCGCCGCCGGGCAACGGCTGGGCGTGCGGCAGAGCACCAGCCTGACCCCGGCCGAACGCGGCGCGATCCTCGATGCGCAGGCAATGCAGTTGCGCGGTACGATCCTGCGCATGCAGGGCAAGCCCGCCGAGGCGCGAGCACTGCTGGTGCGCGCGATGGCCGATGTCGACGCGATCCGCGGCGGACGGGTTTCATCGATCACCCGGCTGCGCGCGCAGATCATGGCCGAACGCGGGCTGGCCCATGAACAGGAAGGCGATCTGGGCGCCGCCGAGGGGCAGCTTTCGGCCGCGCTGCAGCTGATCGCCGCGCAATATCCCGAAACCAGCGCGGTGAACGGCGCGCGCGCGCGGCTCGGTGCCTTTTTCGCGCGGCGCGGCAAGGCCGAACAGGCGATCGCGCTGTACCGCGAGGTTGTGCAGTCGAGCGCGGGCAACCCCGCCGCGACGACCGGGCTTTCGAACCAGCTTTCACCCTATTTTACGTTGCTCGCTGCGCAGATCCCCAGCCGCCCCGAACTGGTGGAGGACATGTTCCTGGCCACACAGGCACTGGTGCGGCCCGGCGTTGCCGACACGCAGGCGGTTCTGGCGCGCGAACTGAGCGATGGCGGCGGCGAAGCATCACGCCTGTTCCGCCAATCGGTGACGTTAACGCGCGATATCGAACGCACGCGCATCGCGCTGGCGCAGGCGCAGGATGCAACCGAGGCAGAAACGAGCGGCCGCGCCGTTAGCCTGAAAGAAGAGCTGGACGCGCTGATCCAGCAACAGGCGCAAACCCAGGCACAGCTTTCGGGATATTCGCAGTACCGCGCGCTTTCGACCGATGTACTGACGCTTGCCGATCTGCGCGCAGCGCTGAAGCCCGGTGAGGCTTATTACAAGCTCGCGGTGAGTGGCGACGCGATCTATGCGGTCTGGGCGGATGCGGAAGGCGCGACCGGATATCGCCTGCCGCTTTCGGTGCGCGACCTGGAAGGCCGGGTGCGCGGGCTGCGCGAGACGATTTCGGTCGAGGAGAACGGCCAGCAGGTGACCTATCCCTTCGACGTGAAGGGTGCGCGCCAACTTTACCGCGACCTGTTCGCCCCGGTCGACGCACGGCTGAAGGCGGCGCAGCACCTTGTGTTCGAACCTGACGGCGCAATGCTGCAATTGCCCGCCAATCTGCTGATTGCCGATGACAACGGAATCGATGCCTATCTGAAGCGCGCGGACGCGCCCGACGGCGACCCGTTCGACATGCGTGGGATCACCTGGCTGGGGCGGAGCCATGCCGTGAGCACTGCGGTATCGGCGCGCAGTTTCCGTGAGGCGCGCCAGATGCCTGCGTCGCGCGCGGGCCGCCAATATATGGGTTTTGGCCAGAACGCGCCGATTTCGGCGACCGAACAGTTCGTATCGGCATCGCGCGGATCGCTGGGCGGGGCCGCGGGCGAAGGTTGCGACTGGCCGCTGACCGAATGGAACAAACCGATTGCCGACCGCGAATTGCGCCAGACGGCCGCGATCCTTGGCAATACCCAGTCGCTGATCGTAACCGGCGGAGCGTTCACCGACAGCGATATTCGCGCACGGCAGGACCTGTCCGATTACCGTATCCTGCATTTCGCGACGCACGGGCTGGTGACGGCGCCGCGGCCCGAGTGCGCCGCCCGCCCCGCGCTGCTCACCTCGTTCGGGGACGGCAATTCGGACGGGCTGCTGTCGTTCAGCGAAATCTATGACCTCAAGATCGACGCCGATCTCGTCATCCTTTCGGCGTGCGACACGGCGGGCAAGGCCAGCCTTGCCGCGACGCGCGAAGCCGGGGTGACGACGGGCGGCGGCAGCGCGCTTGACGGGCTGGTGCGCGCGTTCATCGGCGCGGGCGGACGATCGGTGGTGGCGAGCCACTGGCCCGCACCCGATGATTTCAACGCCACCGAAAAGCTGATCTCGGGCCTTTTCCAGACAGGGGCCGGTGACAGCGTGGGCGCGGCGATGCAACATGCGGCGAGCGCGCTGATGGACAAGGCGGAAACATCGCACCCCTATTACTGGTCGGGGTTCGCGATTGTGGGTGACGGTGCCCGCCCGCTGATCACGGCGCGCTGA